The DNA segment TTTTTAAACTCGTTTACTTAATTAAAATCAATAAATGATAAGAATCTGCATGCAAACTCGTAATATAGTTTAGAGTAAATTGTCACAACCGTCCCTAAGGTTTAGGtctatttgccagtttcatccaaaacgACTTTTTTGTACCAAATAGCCCTTCACCTTTGgcatttttttgttatttttcatccaaatcactaacttagTTTACTTTTTTCTGTTATGttctcagggacgattttggcaatttacttaattaccttttaatttcttttatttaattaattttgtcacGTATATATAAAACAGAATATACATgcagtttttataaaaattaattttgtcacataatttttataaattttcatccaaccactaactcgGTTATTTTTTTCTATTATGGTGAAGgatcttttaaattttataaagtaaGACAAAAATTAATTTCCAATTTTTAAATacatcagttttataaaaataaaatctacttcaacctctaaattttataaaactaaaatgctagTAACCTTATAGAAAAAATGTCAAATAAACgaatcttatcatatgtaccaagtttgtaattcatcttctactcttttaaattcacTCCTAACAAAAAAAACAGAAGCCACCCCCTCCTATCAAACAATGTAttgttaccaaaccttaaaattacccaccaaatagtAACTATAATGccatgaaccaaaagtttctttactcaaacAACTCAGAATAaatattagttagttaccctcataatcttaatcagataaatattttatttctgtcAACATATTTcttaggtgctcaacacatttaaaaaatatgtaacataacacatttaaaaaatatgtaacattttacaatttttttctatcttTACACTTgattaaatactaaaagttgtaatcgattgttacgTGCTGCACACCattgatatttattttatatatcactttctctttataaaactgatctatatatAAAAGCAGgatattaatttctgtcttaatttataaaatttaaaaacatccTTTACCTTAACAGATTAAATAAAACTGAGTTAGgggtttggatgaaaatttataaaaattatgtaacaaaactattaatttttttttaaaaaaatgcaTGCATATTCTGTTTTATATATATGtgataaaattaattaaataaaagtaactaaaaagagtttgagtaaattgccaaatcGTCCTTGAGGTTTTATATTTGcaagtttcatccaaatatccttcaacttaacacaaaaagtaaactaagttagtggtttggattaaaatggcaaaaaatgcCAAAGGTGAAGGGTTGTTTGGCACAAAAAAATCATTTTGGATGAAACTAGCAAACGGGCCTAAACCTCAGGAacaattttggcaatttactctatagTTTATAATATTTACGCACTGTTTCTTTCCCAACTCAAATTAGCCAAactattaattaaataataacaaCTAGTTTTGAACCCCCGCGTTGTAGGGCGGGGGCGTAAACCGTGCTACCAGTATGGGGTCGAAAGGGGCGTAAAACCGTACTAACCAAACGACGACCAAAACTAGggaaaaacataaaacaaatatACGAATTTATAACACCAAGTAATCAACTGAAGACATGCATAAAAATAAggacgaaaacatattatatttgactcgaCAGAACTTAGGAAAATATCCACGTCGAAATGTAAACTGATTTGTATTATACCGACGCGTATATAAAAGAAAGCCAGTGAGTAAAAATGACTGTTTACAAAATTTTTGAAATCTTGAGGGCTATAAGTGTTGATGTtaaaagttaaaagtaaaaatcacataatccaaaaaaaaaaaaagaaaaaaaatacaaaaacacaaaaaaggacAAAATATATACTATTCATTGGGGATGTTaagaattaatatatatatatatatatatatatatatatatatatatatatatatatatatatatatatatatatatatatatatatatatatatatatatatatatatagggtaaggttaatgcgagaaccacctttattgcgagaaccgcgagaaccaatgtgaacacaagctaaaatagctaaaaaaaccctaaaaaaacctaacccccacccccccaccccccaaaaacctaaaccccccacccccccacccccaaaaaaaacctaaccccccccccaaaaaaaaaacctaaccccccccccccccccaaagctaaatgctaaaaactaaaaccctcaaaaaacctaaaaaaaacctaacccccaccccccaaaacctaaacccccaccccccccccccaaaaaaaaaaacctaacccccccccccccccccaaaaaaaacctaaccccccccccccaagctaaatgctaaaaactaaaaccttcaaaaaacctaaaaaaaacctaacccctccccccccaccccacccccccccccaaaaacctaaacccccctcccccaccccccaaaaacctaaacccccccccaccccaccccaccccccaagctaaaatgctaaaaactaaaccccaaaaaaacctaaaaaatctaaaaaaataaaaaaaaaatctaaaatttttttttatttttttactattttttatgttcaaatcgctacttttagtagccaaaaaaaaaaatttttttttaaaaaaaaaaaatttaaaaaaaaaaaaaatttttttttggatactaaaagtagcgatttttatataaaaaatagtaaaaaaataaaaaaaatttttttgggtgttttttagatttttttagctattactgtttgtgttcacactggttctcgcggttctcgcaataaagggtggttcctaacggatctttgtcctatatatatatatatatatatatatatatatatatatataactagtagATGCCCTGCTCGCGTTgtggggcgatggccgaataattctcaaccaattaaaaaaagactactataattttgctagggaaaaaaaaacaaaaacgatgataagaccgtaattttgggctcggggcaaaactgtaatttttcaggactgaTGAGCTAGTGTTAGGCAACTCCTTGAGatgaaaaaaattaaatcgagtaaaccaattaaaacaaaaaacctttatagttttggtaaaaaaactaaaacgatgggaaaaacgtaatttttaactgagggccaAATTATAATTTTAATTCGGGGATAAATTGTAACCTAAATGGACCAACGGGGGAGTGCCAGGAAGTTGCCGGCACGACTGTAATTTTACATTAGGGGCAAAATTGCAATGTCAccaataaaacaaacaaaaacgatggggaAAATCTAAAGTTAAATTGAGGGTAAAATTGTAACTTGGTTGtgagaaaaaaaactaatggcaaaactataaatttatacggggcaaaatcataattttgaaccgagggcaaaagcgtaggtttatttttaagtggggttaaaaacataattttgaactgatgggaaAATTGTATTTTTAAGGGTTGGAACggagcaaaatcgtaattttttaaCCGGGGgtaaaattgaaatatttagctgggagcaaaagcgtaaatttatttttaagcaggggcgaaaacataaatttaatctgatggcaaaattgtaattttaaagTAGGATAAAATCGTAGTTTTGTTGGACCAATAGAAGAGTGTCAGGCAACTGCCTGACACTATTACCTCTGCTGCCGTTTTTCCCTAATTGAAGGGCTCAACTATTCCCTTCTTAGTTTAAAAGTTTAAATATGTTGTTTCAAACTCTATCGAACTTTTGTAAGTGCGAGATTGAAGTAcaagtatttatttatttgttttcaaATTCTAAAGTGTATTTATATCACGGCTTCCACGTTTTGTCTACCAATTAGTTATTATGATAATAAAACCGGCCCACCCGTCAATCCATACGCGTCCTTTCTTCCGATCATTTCAGTAATAATCGCATAAAAACAAAATTCTGTTCCAAGTTCTATCTTGCTTTCCAAACTTTTTAAGCATTATAAAATACactattttaaaatatatagtGTAATGTCAACTTTAGTCATACGCTTTTCTTTGGAATCAGATGATACTAGAAACGTGTGTGTTGAATACCTGAATGAAGCCATTAAAATCGTGTTAGATGAGATACATCATAATACTTCTATGcatcatggttgcaaaagtcgctaggcgctccttagtcggattcgggagtactcgggaagtactcggcttaggcggagattactcggggagtaattggcctgtgagaccagtactcgtgcctcggcagcctaccttgtagcgagtactcggggagtactcggagcctaggcgggacttttacaaccatgctatGCATAATAACAATTGTTTAAGTCTTTAGAAATCCCAGTGTGGGTACGTACGTAGAGACTACAGTGCCGGATCAACCCCGTGTAGATCATCAATGGCTTCTTCACCAAGTCACAAACGTAGCATAAGAGGAACGCAAACGCTGACTGATCAACAAATGAATGTTCACCAACAAATAGGGATGTCACGGGTTGGCAGGATGATGACTTTTGGGTTTGCGGGTTAAATTCTTCAACCCTAACCTAATCCATATACTTATTCGTGTTGTGTTGACATGTTGTGTCGGACCCACTTAAAATCTTGCCGTGTTTCAAGTCGATCTATTTATGTTCCTTTATAAATGTGAATACCTAGTGAAAAGAAGTTGGGGGACTAAGGTGACTTTTGCGAACCATTTTAAGAAAAATTTAGCTTCGGATGTTGCGACGGATCACCGACTGATTGTATCCGTCCTTCAAAGAATGTTTTTACCCCACAAATACCGAAACACTTTAAAAAAGTTTTATCCACACATTTCCGTTGGAGATCACCAACAAGatttataatattaatattactaggttataaccccgtgtattacacgggttgaataaataaattttatatactaaataataaaataatatatatttaaaaagcttctttattgcacgagttgaataaatataattttatatattaaataataaaaagttatatctataagaacaatattgtacaggttgaataaatgtaattttatatacaaaataaaaaagttatatttttaaaaccacgtgtattacacgagttgaataaatgtaatactgtttaccaaataataaaataatacatctttaaaaaacctcatttattacacgggttgaataaatgtaattttatataccaaataataaaaaaaattacatctttaaaaatatgcatattaaacggtttgaataaatgtaattttctttagtaaataataaaaaatatatatatccttaaaaaacctcgtgtattgtataaattgaataaatctaattttatacatcaaaaaataaaattacgattttggccccgtggttatatcacttttacccttttagcccaaaaaaagatttttttaacatctaagcccccaacatctttttttctaacctttttggcccctaacgtctttttttaaccctttcggcccctaacatttaatggatggggttagtgttagggccaaaagggttagaaaagaatacgttgggggctcagatgttaaaaaattcttttttgagATAAAAGGGTAAAACTGAtataactacaggggccaaaatcataattttctctaaatctatactatataataaaagaaaccacttttgggaCACATGTCACTCAAACAGGCCATCTATTTTTTAgcctattaaaattaaataattatttaaaattaaataattatttatgagatatacgtagagatatactatttaatatatataattatgagaTATACCTAGagatatagtatagattaaaaacttatttagaaaatatactattaatattaaattattatttttataatatatttccttAGATATAGGAATATGTTACATTATAGTTTAGTTTTATTGTATCATAGagagattttattttaatatttacgtttatacttttacatccaaatttactatataataaaagaaaccacttttgggaCACATGCCACTCAAACAGGCCATCTATTTTTTAgcctattaaaattaaataattatttaaaattaaataattatttatgagatatacgtagagatatactatttaatatatataattatgagaTATACCTAGagatatagtatagattaaaaacttatttagaaaatatactattaatattaaattattatttttataatatatttccttAGATATAGGAATATGTTACATTATAGTTTAGCTTTATTGTATCATAGagagattttattttaatatttacgtTTATACTTTTACATCCAAATTTAGGTAACATATTTAAATTGTCTATGACTCTTTATAATCagtaatatgttttaaatatatttaactctttataaatatatttattttaaataaaatattatatatttttttaaatatattttataaaaataagaatatgACTTAAGATGTAACTTTAAGGAgagaaaaattattattttttaataggAGAGAAAATGCAGGAAATCAAATCTGAAATTAATCAGAACtcaactcgtgtattacacgaggttttttaaagatataagtttttatttttattatttactatataaaattacctttattcaacccgtgtaacacatggggttttttaagatacaactttttttatcatttactatataaaattacatttatccaacccgtgtaatacatgaggtatttaaaaatatattttttattatttgatatataaattcaACCCGTTTAATACACGGGGTTTTGTAAAGATAtaaatgacatgtgtcccaaatcaagtttcttttattatatagtaaatATAAATATAGATGTGGATAAAAGATAATAGTCTTTTAAATATGTTTTAAACGAATTGTATTAATCACGTGGCCTCAAGACACAAGTTTATTCATTATAGTTTGATTTTCGTAATTTATATCCTATATATTATTATCGTATGTTTGTTCAAACGATATCGTGTAGTTTCTACAAAATAAAGagattatatttatttatttatttatttatttatttatttttagactttagatttacaatcaaaataaaattctaatataatatttaaatctttttaacttaaaatttaaaatttatcaataaagatatattattttattagttAATATAGAAATTCACATTTATtcagcccgtgtaatacacggggttctaatctagtaatattataaatgagaagaaaagattaaactaaataataattatccataacatattaaactaaataataattaataggagagttatctataattaattagaaaatattaaattaaaaaaataattatctataaaagatgccctaatatgatgacaagtgtccccaaagtggtttcttttattatatagtatagattttatgttttatgttatgCTTGCTTAAAGAAAAAAAGGCAAGTGTCTAGACACCCATCGAAATCCCTTTGATGATATATGCGTATAACATTTGCAGACCATATAAGTGAGTAGTTCTCTTCTCTCGCAGCCTAAAAAAGATATAAAACAAGGATTAGATCttgaatttatatttattatCCATAGTTTAAACACATGGTAAACATGGTCTCTTTCCAGCCGTGTGAAggttaaaaaaacaataaatgtcAGTGAAGGTtaagaaaacaaaaaacaaatgAGTCAGAAGAAAGAGAAAACATATACGCATATGGTAAATATGGTAATGAttattaaggggctgtttgactaagcttattttagtgacttatttactcatttactttttgaaaagttaaaaggtgtttgggttagcttgtTATGTGAGAggaataagtaaataagtcatttcattatgacttatttgcttttcaaataagcaaataagtaaataagtcattccaataagcttagccaaacagcccctaattaTAATTATTGTTTGTGGGGCTTATAGTATTGTGACTTTAAATACCCACCCCACCATCATCACTCAACTCCCTCATATACTAATATCTCTCTTTGAAGTTGAAGAAGTAAGATCTCCTTCCATAAGCATGGCCAAATACTTCAAAGTGGAGACAGTTTCAATGGAATCAAAAGCTGTTGGTTTAAAGATTCTTACCACCAAAGCTCACACTCATTCCAAACCCATTTTCCAAAGGAATCAAATTCTATCTCATCATCCACCCCCACCTTGTTTTCTCAAATCTTGTTTTCTTTGTCACAAGCACCTTCCCCTTAACAAAGAGGTTTATATGTACAGGTAAGCTACTATAACTAACCCTTTCTTTATTCTAAATCTGAATGCGTTTAATCCATACATGTGTTGCACCTGCAGAGGGAATCAAGGCTTCTGCAGCGAAGAGTGCAGGAGCAGACAGATATACATAGATGATGTAGCACAACTTGAGATATCCACCAAGAAAATGATACGCCAATCTCGCCGATGTAACAATCCGCACCCTTGCCCTCGGAAAAACTCCATGGCTTCTCCTATATTTTCATAACCACTGATTGGTATTTTTCATATCCAATTTTGTGGAATGTTACTTTTGTTGACAAAGACTAAAGATATATGTAGCATATTTTTGGATTGTAGTTGCTAGTCGCTAGATAGATGTTAATAAGTATTGGATGGCCGGGTGAAAACAATTTCAACCCATTTATTTTTTGGTGTAATCTGTAcgtctttttatatttttttgtcgCATTACACAAACAAATCAACTTCTAAACACAAACATCACTGATTTGTATCATCTCAAGATAGAGTTTGATTATGCATTAAAAAATACAATGCGTCACAAGCTAAGTTCGAACATTATTTTGTACTAGCTACAATCTGAAAGTGGTTTTACGATATGAAATAGTAAAAACATGATGCGGATGAACGAAAGTAATCAAATGGTCAGAAATACTAAAGgattcaaaaacttcaaactcTAGGGTTCGTTGGTTAACTGGAATTGAATTTGGAATTCTAATTTGAACGGAATCCTTTGAAAATTGATAAAGTGGTTGGTTGGTATATTTATATATGGAATTTTAATGTTAAAAGTTGAGCTATGCaataagggtctgtttggtatggggtaatggaatagatgagagaatggaatggacgaggtaatggaatggacaacggaatgaaatggatcattccattccattgtgatgtttggttactcatatgtgaatagaatgaatTATTACTTTATacaatttgataaaaaaaagatgaagtaacgaaacacaactgtattaaaaacgacaaaaatataattgactcaataataataataataataataataataatatattaatgataaaaaattaGTAATAGATTtttcatatatattaatattagtatgaatattaataaatataaatataaatataaatacaaataaaagtataagtataataataataataataataataataataataataataataataataataataataataataataataataataataataataaacatatttctttccattccttgagggaatggaaaaaaaacacctacataccaaggaatggaaattattatatttgaaaggagttacattcccttggaatgctccattccattaccacatgataaccaaacatgtttattttcattccatcagaatgtttcattccattccaccttccaTTCCTTCATCTCAAACGCTACCTAAGATATAACCTATCTAGAATTTATAAATATAAGCTGAGATATGCAATAAGATATAACCTATCTAGAATTTACAAACTTTTCATGAGTTTTTTCCCAAAGTGGTGTTATGGGAAAAAAATATTTACCATTTTAGTGTTCTTTcaaaactatttaccaaaatagtgttttctcttattttttatttactttCTTATTAAGTCATTTATTATTTGATaacaaaatttgaaaaaaatGGCAAATTTACTCCCGTGAAGAATTCAACATTTCGGTGGAGTTTGTTCTTTTatgatattttttttaatcttcttaTTTTATATAccatttatttgttttttttgtcttatttttttcaattagttttatttttctaaatttATATTATCAGCTTAACCATATTAACAACAGCCATGAATAATCTAAAATAAATCTAAACAATGAAATAAAAAACATGATAAAGCTAATCAAATATTAAACTTGACGTATTACCGTTTTCAATATCAAATACAAACAAAACTAAAAATGCCAAATAAAGTCGAGTCACAACTGATCTTAATTTCAAACAGAGTAAAAGAaaaaatgtcaaaaaaaaaaaaaatcaaccaaCTTAGTGATCGTTATTCGTTCTTCTAGGCTTAGTGGGACATCTTGCCCGGTTATGGCCAGGTCGTCTACAAATACCACAAAGCACAGTTCTTTTCTTCTCTTTAATATCCATTCCATTCCGTAGCCTTGTTGAGCGAGGACGACCCCTTTTGTCTCGTTTTAGATCTGAATTGGGAAGTAATTCTCTGAAGGGGTCGTCCTCGCTCAACAAGGCTACGGAATGGAATGGATATTTAAGAGAAGAAAAGAACTGTGCTTTGTGGTATTTGTAGACGACCTGGCCATAACCGGGCAAGATGTCCCGCTAAGCCTAGAAGAACGGATAACGATCACTAAGttggttggtttttttttttttttgacatttttTCTTTTACTCTGTTTGAAATTAAGATCGGTTGTGACTCGACTTTATTTGGCATTTTTAGTTTTGTTTGTATTTGATATTGAAAACGGTAATGCGTCAAGTTTAATATTTGATTAGCTTTATCATgttttttatttcattatttagaTTTATTTTAGATTATTCATGGCTGTTGTTAATATGATTAAGCTGATAATATaaatttagaaaaataaaattcacgattgaaaaaaataaaatagaaaaacaaataaatggTATATAAAATAAGAAGATAAAAAAAATATCATAAAAGAACAAACTCCACCGAAATGTTGAATTCTTCACGGGAGTAAATTTgccattttttaaaattttgttatctaaTAATAAATGACTTAATAagaaagtaaataaaaaaataagagaaaacactattttggtaaatagttttgAAAGAACACTAAAATGGTAAATATTTTTTCCCATAACACCACTTAGGGAAAAAACTCAACTTTTCATGAGGTTGAAAAAGCAATCCTTTTGTAAAGATATCTGCAGTTTGTTCTTCAGAAGAACTCCAACAGTTTTAATAACACCCTTtaaaatttttttcttttaaaagatATCTGCAGTTTGTTGTTCAGAAGTAACTCCAACAGTTTTAATAACACCCTTTAAAATTTTTTCTCTTAAAAGAAGAGATCAATTTCAAAATGTTTTGTCCGTTCGTGAAAAAACAGGGTTAGCAGCTATTAATATAGCTGCTGTATTGTCACAAAATAAAGAAACAGGAAGTTTAATATCAACTTTAAGTTCTTTTAAAATGTTAAGAAGCCAAACAACTTCACATGTTGCAACACACATAGCAcgatattctgcctcagcagaaGATCTAGATATGGTTGTGTTGAAATATATGAATAAGTCATTCATTTATTATACGATTGGGCTTATGGTCTGTtacatatatttattttataactGGGCCTATATTTTGGGCTCATGAGTGTTTGTGGGCTGATAAGTGTATAAGGTGTAAACAAGTTGAAAGTGTAAGGGTGGTATGTGAAAGTTCAGAAGGGTCGCGATCATCGCTTGGCTTTCTTGTGGACTAAAGTGAAACATTATTTGTGTTGGAGTATAAAATGGAGATCATCAGTTGTGAGGATTATTATCTCACACTTTTTCACCTATAACACCCCTGATCTCTCTGTCCGTTCAAGTTTGTTACTCCGTTCAAGTTATTACGATCTGATGTAGATCCACTGTGGATCTTGTTTAGTTGTGGATCcggtcacaccctcaaaatccacgtgcggagtattactgcgaggcgtgtgactgaccaggatcatgccaccaatcatattgaacaataagAGGGTGTTTGTATTTTGTGAAAAGCTCTTCAGAACCTCTTATGTCTGCCCCGCGCAGACGTTTGAGTATGTAGTGTGTTTGTTTTCTCGAAGACCTTTTATTAAAAAAAGTTTGTGTGACCTCTTTCTGGTGCAAATATGAATCAATGTCTTCTCGGGTCTACAGACTATCTTCTCCTCCACATTTTGAAAACACGCTTTTCCCACACAAACCCTAGCACCTTCTCCTCCACCCTTCTCCTCCTCACACCCCCGCCAACCTCCACACCACTCTAAAATACCCAAAGCTaaccccccct comes from the Helianthus annuus cultivar XRQ/B chromosome 4, HanXRQr2.0-SUNRISE, whole genome shotgun sequence genome and includes:
- the LOC118491676 gene encoding FCS-Like Zinc finger 17-like, translating into MAKYFKVETVSMESKAVGLKILTTKAHTHSKPIFQRNQILSHHPPPPCFLKSCFLCHKHLPLNKEVYMYRGNQGFCSEECRSRQIYIDDVAQLEISTKKMIRQSRRCNNPHPCPRKNSMASPIFS